The following coding sequences lie in one Diceros bicornis minor isolate mBicDic1 chromosome 33, mDicBic1.mat.cur, whole genome shotgun sequence genomic window:
- the CRH gene encoding corticoliberin yields the protein MRLPLLVSVGVLLVALLPCPPCRALLSRGPVPGARQAPQHPQPLDFFQPPPQPQQPQARPVLLRMGEEYFLRLGNLNKSPAAPLSPASSSLAGGSGSGLSSDEVAANFFRALLQQLPLPRRPLDSPAGPAERGAENALGGRQVAPERERRSEEPPISLDLTFHLLREVLEMARAEQLAQRAHSNRKLMEIVGK from the coding sequence ATGCGGCTGCCGCTGCTTGTGTCCGTGGGCGTCCTGCTGGTGGCTCTCCTGCCCTGCCCGCCATGCAGAGCCCTCCTCAGCCGGGGGCCCGTCCCGGGCGCCCGGCAGGCCCCACAGCACCCGCAGCCCCTGGATTTCTTTCAGCCGCCGCCGCAGCCCCAGCAGCCGCAGGCTCGGCCCGTGCTACTCCGCATGGGGGAGGAATACTTCCTCCGCCTGGGGAACCTCAATAAGAGCCCCGCTGCTCCCCTCTCGCCCGCTTCCTCCTCTCTCGCcggcggcagcggcagcggcCTTTCTTCGGACGAGGTGGCCGCCAACTTTTTCCGCGCGTTGCTGCAGCAGCTGCCGCTGCCCCGGCGCCCGCTCGACAGCCCAGCGGGTCCCGCGGAGCGCGGCGCCGAGAACGCCCTCGGCGGCCGCCAGGTGGCACCGGAGAGGGAGAGGCGATCCGAGGAACCGCCCATCTCCCTGGATCTCACCTTCCACCTCCTCCGAGAAGTCTTGGAAATGGCCAGGGCCGAGCAGTTAGCGCAGCGAGCTCACAGCAACAGAAAACTGATGGAGATTGTTGGGAAATGA